Proteins found in one Oncorhynchus mykiss isolate Arlee chromosome 17, USDA_OmykA_1.1, whole genome shotgun sequence genomic segment:
- the LOC110487318 gene encoding neurofilament medium polypeptide-like isoform X2, whose translation MSSLSYSPSKEEICWTEKEGLWLNIVVKEEKEDEDVTIQKQVEGEAVTVKEEKDVTLTVDEDAFRVKEEEDVTVKEEEEKEEAAVFDVKEEEGEMTVTSKKEEEEEEETGYLGPVSQRQLKASNGSNGELSRKMVLRNRSLTNTSILQTPVQSDPQEQPGSSAPPKETLTDLSPSSCWPPAQALNRQVTNHPRRMDPREPLAPQGP comes from the exons ATGagttcactaagctactctccttCTAAAGAAGAgatctgctggacggagaaagagggTCTGTGGCTGAACATTGttgtgaaagaggagaaggaagatgaggatgtcacaatacaaaaacaagtagagggtgaagctgttacagtgaaagaagagaaagacgttacaTTGACAGTAGATgaagacgcgttcagagtgaaagaggaggaggatgttacagtaaaagaagaggaagagaaagaggaggctgCAGTTTTTgatgtgaaagaggaggagggagagatgactgtcacatcgaaaaaggaggaggaagaagaggaggaaactggatatctgggcccggtttcccaaaggCAACTTAAAGCGTCCAATGGTTCTAACGGTGAACTTAGCCGTAAAATGGTTTTGAGAAACCGGTCCCTGACtaacacta GCATCTTGCAGACTCCCGTCCAGAGCGACCCACAGGAGCAACCAGGGTCAAGCGCCCCGCCCAAGGAAACGTTGACAGATCTCTCACCAAGCTCCTGTTGGCCACCGGCCCAAGCTCTCAACCGCCAGGTCACAAACCACCCAAGACGGATGGATCCCAGAGAGCCCCTCGCccctcagggtccttag
- the LOC110487318 gene encoding zinc finger protein 664-like isoform X1, producing the protein MSSLSYSPSKEEICWTEKEGLWLNIVVKEEKEDEDVTIQKQVEGEAVTVKEEKDVTLTVDEDAFRVKEEEDVTVKEEEEKEEAAVFDVKEEEGEMTVTSKKEEEEEEETGYLGPVSQRQLKASNGSNGELSRKMVLRNRSLTNTRERRDYCGSSGEPQQHHDADEAEKSLSTSKHLKKHQQRPTGKKSHCCSDCGKRFPSSADLKRHLRIHTGEKPNSCDQCGKSFSVTSSLKAHQKTHTGEKPYSCDQCGKRFVTSSSLTIHQRIHTGEKPYSCDRCGKSFNVPSSLKTHQRTHTGDRPYSCSQCGKSFTSSSQLTIHESTHTGEKPYSCSQCEKRFTHSSNLMVHLRTHTGEKPYSCDQCAKSFVTSSCLTMHQRTHTGEKPFSCDQCGKSFTQANILIAHRRTHTGEKPHSCDQCGKSYSGKRSLIKHQKVHT; encoded by the exons ATGagttcactaagctactctccttCTAAAGAAGAgatctgctggacggagaaagagggTCTGTGGCTGAACATTGttgtgaaagaggagaaggaagatgaggatgtcacaatacaaaaacaagtagagggtgaagctgttacagtgaaagaagagaaagacgttacaTTGACAGTAGATgaagacgcgttcagagtgaaagaggaggaggatgttacagtaaaagaagaggaagagaaagaggaggctgCAGTTTTTgatgtgaaagaggaggagggagagatgactgtcacatcgaaaaaggaggaggaagaagaggaggaaactggatatctgggcccggtttcccaaaggCAACTTAAAGCGTCCAATGGTTCTAACGGTGAACTTAGCCGTAAAATGGTTTTGAGAAACCGGTCCCTGACtaacacta gagagagacgtgactattgtggatcctctggggagcctcaacaacatcatgatgctgacgaggcagagaagagtctctccacttcaaaacacctcaagaaacaccagcagagacccacagggaagaaatctcattgctgctctgactgtgggaagagattccCCTCTTCAGCTGACCTTAAAAGACATCTGAGAAtccacacgggagagaaacctaatagctgtgatcaatgtgggaagagttttagtgTTACAAGCAGCCTGAAAGCacaccagaaaacacacacaggagagaaaccttatagctgtgatcaatgtgggaagagatttgttACATCTAGCAGTctgactatacaccagagaatacacactggtgagaaaccttatagctgtgatcgatgtggaaagagttttaatgTTCCAAGCAGCCTGAAAacacatcagagaacacacacaggagatagaCCTTATAGCTgtagtcaatgtgggaagagttttacttcaTCTAGCCAGCTGACTATTCACgagagcacacacacaggagagaaaccttatagctgtagtCAATGTGAGAAGAGGTTTACTCACTCAAGCAACCTGATGGTACATttgagaacacacactggagagaaaccttatagctgtgatcaatgtgcgAAGAGTTTTGTTACATCTAGCTGTCTGACTatgcaccagagaacacacacaggagagaaaccttttagctgtgatcaatgtgggaagagtttcactcAGGCAAATATCCTGATTGCACAccggagaacacacacaggagagaaacctcatagctgtgatcaatgtgggaagagttactCTGGTAAAAGATCTCTGATAAAACATCAGAAAGTACATACATGA
- the LOC110487318 gene encoding cilia- and flagella-associated protein 251-like isoform X3, whose translation MSSLSYSPSKEEICWTEKEGLWLNIVVKEEKEDEDVTIQKQVEGEAVTVKEEKDVTLTVDEDAFRVKEEEDVTVKEEEEKEEAAVFDVKEEEGEMTVTSKKEEEEEEETGYLGPVSQRQLKASNGSNGELSRKMVLRNRSLTNTSGKGQCGVQ comes from the exons ATGagttcactaagctactctccttCTAAAGAAGAgatctgctggacggagaaagagggTCTGTGGCTGAACATTGttgtgaaagaggagaaggaagatgaggatgtcacaatacaaaaacaagtagagggtgaagctgttacagtgaaagaagagaaagacgttacaTTGACAGTAGATgaagacgcgttcagagtgaaagaggaggaggatgttacagtaaaagaagaggaagagaaagaggaggctgCAGTTTTTgatgtgaaagaggaggagggagagatgactgtcacatcgaaaaaggaggaggaagaagaggaggaaactggatatctgggcccggtttcccaaaggCAACTTAAAGCGTCCAATGGTTCTAACGGTGAACTTAGCCGTAAAATGGTTTTGAGAAACCGGTCCCTGACtaacacta gtgggaaagggcagtgtggagtgcaatag
- the LOC118936460 gene encoding zinc finger protein 501-like, with translation MSSLNYSPDKEEEVCWTEEEGLMKEEEEAVTIQKQVEGEAVTVKEEEKDVSVKEEEDSFRVKEEEDVTVKEEEEDKEEEMTVTSKKEEEEDEETEYLGPVSQRHFKASNGSNDEVSSKMVLRNRSSINTRERRDNRGSTGEPQQPHEADEADKNLSTSEHLKRKPTGRKSLHCSDRGKSYSISGSLKVHQRFHTEETSHCCSDCWKRFTSSAELKRHQRIHTGEKRNSCDQCGKSFNAPSSLKTHQRIHTGKKPYSCSDCGKTFSKLYTLQSHQRIHTGEKPHSCDQCGMSFTTSSHLTIHQRTHTGEKPYSCDQCGKTFSKLYTLQSHQRIHTGEKPHSCDQCGMSFTTSSNLTIHQRTHTGEKPHGCNQCGKSFVTSSNLTIHQRTHTGEKPYSCNQCGKSFVTSSNLTIHQRTHTGEKPYSCNQCGKCFAHAGNLVAHLRIHTGEKPYSCDQCGKSFTSSSHLTTHQRTHRRETS, from the exons ATGAGTTCACTAAACTACTCTCCTgataaagaagaggaggtctgctggacggaggaAGAGGGTCTcatgaaagaggaagaggaggcagttacaatacaaaaacaagtagagggtgaggctgttaccgtgaaagaagaagagaaagacgtttcagtgaaagaagaggaagactcgttcagagtgaaagaggaggaggatgttacagtaaaagaagaggaggaagataaagaggaggagatgactgTCACGTcgaaaaaggaggaggaagaagatgaggaaactgaatatctgggcccggtttcccaaaggCATTTTAAGGCATCcaatggttctaacgatgaaGTTAGCAGTAAGATGGTTTTGAGAAACCGTTCCTCgattaacacta gagagagacgtgacAATCGTGGATCcactggggagcctcaacaacctcaCGAAGCTGACGAGGCAGACAAGAATCTCTCCACATCAGAACATCTCAAGCGGAAACCCACAGGGAGGAAATCTCTCCACTGCTCTGACCGTGGGAAGAGTTACTCAATATCAGGTTCACTGAAAGTGCACCAGAGATTTCACACAGAAGAGACatctcactgctgctctgactgttgGAAGAGATTCACCTCTTCAGCAGAGCTCAAAAGACATCAGAGAATCCATACAGGAGAGAAACGtaatagctgtgatcaatgtgggaagagttttaatgCTCCAAGCAGCCTGAAaacacaccagagaatacacacaggaaagaaaccttatagctgctctgactgtgggaagaccTTTTCAAAACTATATACATTACaatcacaccagagaattcacactggagagaaaccccatagctgtgatcaatgtgggatgAGTTTTACAACATCTAGTCATCTGACtattcaccagagaacacacacaggagagaaaccttatagctgtgatcaatgtgggaagacaTTTTCCAAATTATATACATTACaatcacaccagagaattcacacaggagagaaacctcatagctgtgatcaatgtgggatgagttttactacatctagcaATCTGACtattcaccagagaacacacacaggagagaaacctcatggctgtaatcaatgtgggaagagttttgttacaTCCAGCAATCTGACtattcaccagagaacacacacaggagagaaaccttatagctgtaatcaatgtgggaagagttttgttacaTCCAGCAATCTGACtattcaccagagaacacacacaggagagaaaccatatagctgtaatcaatgtggaaagtgttttgcTCATGCAGGCAACCTGGTAGCACACCtgagaatacacactggagagaaaccttatagctgtgatcaatgtgggaagagttttacttcaTCTAGCCATCTGActacacaccagagaacacacaggagagaaacctcataG